The Leucobacter viscericola sequence CACTGCGGCAGACGTGTCGAGAGGTACGGTGCTCAACGTAGCCGTTGCGACCGGCACCCCCACCGGCTCCAGCGCAACAATCACCTCGAACACCTCCTCGACCTCAACTCCGGTAACGGCCGCGGCGCCAGCCCTGCAGCTGGTGAAGTCGGCGTTCGTCAATTTCATTTCGCGGGCTGGTGACTCCTACATCTACGACTTCGAGGTCACAAACACGGGCAACGTGCCGGTCTCTGACATCGTCATCAACGAGGTTTCTTTTTCGGGTTCGGGATCAGCGCCGGCCATCTCTTGCCCCACAACCTCGTTGGCGCCGACCCAGGCAATGAATTGCCGGGCCACCTACACGGCCACTCAGGCGGATGTTGACCGCGGCTCCGTCACCAACACGGCGACCGCGAGCGGAACAGCGAACGGTCCGGTGGTGTCTGACCCCTCATCGGTGGAGGTCTTGGCGAACCAGGATGCCTCGCTGCAGCTGACCAAATCAGCTGACCCCAGCGATTCGGCCTCGTTTGTGGTGGGCCAGGGAATCTCCTACACCTTTGTGGTGACGAACTCGGGCAACATCACCGTCAACGATCTTGCGATCGAAGAGCTCGCGTTTACGGGAAGTGGTCCCATCGGTCCGATCGTCTGCGACCCAGGTGCTGATTCTCTCGAGCCGGGTCACCAGCTCGTGTGCCACACCAATTACGTGCTGACGCAGCAAGACGTTGACGCGGGGACACTCAAGAACAGCGCTGTCGCGCTCGGCACGCTGCCCGACGGTGATCCGATCACATCGCCGGAGGCATCCGTGGATCTTCCGGCCGATCAGCTGCCGGCCCTGCAGCTCGAAAAGTTTGCGGATCCCACGACCGTGAACGCAGCCGGCGCGACCGTAAATTACCGCTTTGTTGTGACGAACACCGGCAACGTCACGGTGAACACGGTTGCGGTCGCTGAGACGCAGTTCAGTGGATCCGGGCCTGCTCCCACGATTGATTGCTCAGCGGGCCCGACCACACTGGTGCCGGGAGAAACGCTGACCTGCACGGCGAGCTACGTGACTACCGTCGCCGATGTGAACGCCGGTACGCTCACGAACACGGCAACGGCCTCCGCTATAGCGCCCTCTGGCGCCGGAGTTGATGCACCGCCCTCAACGGCGACGGTTGACATAGCGCCAATTCGGTCGCTTTCGCTCGTGAAATCGGCATCGCCGACCGTGGTGTCTGCCGCGGGCGACTCCGTTGACTACTCCTTCCTCGTGACCAATACGGGAACGGTCACGCTGAGCAACATCACCGTTGCCGAGACCGCATTTTCAGGATCGGGCACGGCGCCAGTAGTGAGTTGCCCCGCGGGGGCGGCGTCGCTCGCTCCGAACGACTCCGTCACCTGCACGGCCTCCTACGCCATTACCCAGGCGGATATTGATGCGGGGTCGGTTGACAACACCGCGGTCGCCTCGGGTACGGCGCCCGCTGGCGGGGGAACAATTACTTCCGACCCCTCAACGGCGACCGTCACGGCCGGGGCTACCCCGAACCTCACGATCATTAAGACCGCCGACGTCGGTACCGTTTCTGCGGTCGGTGACATCATCGAGTACTCGTTTGAGATAACGAACACGGGCAACGTGACCCTGCACGACGTTCGTGTGGTCGAGGGAATCTTCACGGGTGTGGGCGTGAGGAGCGCACCGAGCTGCCCCACCTCAACACTTGCACCCGGTGAGAGCGTTACCTGCACCTCGACCGTTGCCGTGCAGCAGCGCGATCTCGACGCAGGTCGAGTCAGTAATACGGCCTCTGCCTCTGGGGTGCCGCCGGCGGGAGGGGATCCCAAAATCTCACCACCGTCGACCGTCATCGTGCCGGTTGTCGCCTCACCCGCGCTTGAGCTTGTGAAGTCGGTTTCTCCCGCGGCGGTCACACAGGTGGGTGACACGGTGCAGTATTCCTTCGTCGTGACCAACACCGGTAACGTCACACTCTCCGGCGTCGAAATCGCTGAGGGAGCGTTCTCGGGGAGCGGGCCGGTTCCGGTGGTGACTTGCCCCTCGACGCAGCTTGCTCCGCAGTCGTCTTTGACCTGTACAGCGTCTTATCGGGCGACTCAGAGTGATGTAGACAACGGAACCGTCACGAACTCCGCAATCGCGCTCGGTACACCGCCGGGCGGGGGCGCGGCTGTCGAGAGTCCAGAATCCGAGGCGACGTTTGCTTCGATTGCGACCCCCGCGCTGTCAGTGGTGAAGACGGCTGACAAACCCAGGTATGGCGAGGGCGATACGATCCACTATTCGTTCCTCGTGACAAACACGGGCAACACCACACTCGCTGGTGTCGCCGTTGACGAGATCAACTTCAACGGTTCGGGCCCGATCCCGAATGTGACCTGCCCCGCAGTGGCGACCCTAGCTCCCGGAAAGGCGCTCACGTGCACCGCGGATTATCGGGCCACGGCGCGAGATGCCGCCACGGCGCATCTCGATAACGTTGCAACGGCAAGGGGCAGCAGCACGAGTGCGGCACGAACGCCAGTCGTGTCGGATCCCTCGGCGGCTGTTGTAACCGCGGACCCGCCCGCCGTGGGCGCGGCGCTCAGCCTGACGAAGTTTGTCGACCCGGCGCAGCTCACGGAGTTCAAACCCGGCACCGTGCTGAACTATCGATTTGTGGTCGCGAACACCGGAGACGTTGCGGTGAACAGCATCACGATCGAGGAGACCTCGTTTAGCGGTTCGGGCGCCCGGCCGGTGGCCAGTTGCCCCAGTTCGCCGGCGATCCTGAACCCCGGTGAGAGTGTTGTCTGCACCGCGAGTTACGTGCTCACGGAGCAGGATTCTGGCGCGCAGCGGATCGAGAACACAGCGATCGCGCACGGTTTCGACGGAGACGGTGTGTCCGTTGATTCCGCAGCTTCGACCGCGGTTCTGAAACTGGTGCCTGCCATGCCGGTGACCGGGTTTGGCGCGACTGACTGGCTGCTGGCGGCGGTTTTGCTGGGGCTCGGTGGCGGGGTGCTTGCCGTCCGCGCCGCACGGAGGAGATCCGCGCTGAGCGCATAACTGCCTACGCCTTCAGCGTACGCAGCCGCAAATGTCTGAGGGCAGGACTATCCTGCGAACTATGAGCATGGCGGGTGGTGTACGAGGCGGGCGAGGCTCCCGCGTGTCTGGTGGCGACACCAAACTGCAGCGCGAGATGAACAAAGAGGCGCCTGAGATCCCAAGACTGGGAGGCAGGATCGCCGAGCTCTTCCAGCCCTATCGTGGTCGGCTGGTGGTCATCGTTGTGCTGGTGCTTATCTCAGCGGCACTCGGCATTGTGCCCCCGCTGCTCACCGAGAGGGTGTTTGACGACGGGCTGTTCCCGCCGAGTGGTGCCCCGAACATGACCGTGCTCGCCTGGCTGGTGGGTGGCATGATTTTTGCCTACGTGCTCTCCAGTGGGCTCGGCATCGTGCAGACCCTGTTTACAGCCCGCGTTGGCAACCGGGTCATGGGAGACTTGCGGATCCGGCTCTTTGAGCACCTGCAGTCGATGGAACTGGGGTTCTTTTCCCGCACGAAGACCGGTGTGATCCAGTCCCGCCTGCAGAACGACGTCGGTGGGGTCGCAAACGTGCTCACCAACACGGTGTCGAACGTGATCG is a genomic window containing:
- a CDS encoding DUF7507 domain-containing protein; amino-acid sequence: MRAATTAEKWMRAFVALAIAVAGTLIGAAPASAAPTPQGCNYAAAGQGTYARTLCWIDMTAYSDAAAGVGNGQQMVLNLPGGYTMTYTIQRSGRQMSSSPLPLIPSAYIGTGGHYGGVAGRPGLYQVNRAVDPSTSTTLQMTDIRMRDVNGNPVTAFSIVGVDVEQTTTGETDTWTSDKPMNQIIPKGNSCPQTFTGVGTTTVVCASNDTLTRTGTAMLAAENPTFMGQRMQNATQGVQGVAYAVLLPKVELKKVVDGRIDPNDAFSLSVATQGGSVLATGTTGTTATGTTGEVETIGTTKGDPFTLAETSAPGSLSGYITSWACTRDGKADPSLPTGQVGSSATVAPAIGELISCTITNTAKEVGLTLQKTAGTPVDVNGNGITDAGDTIGYTFTVTNTGVLPMENVVVNDPLLGSVTCPTGPLAAGATRECAGSSDYTITAADVSRGTVLNVAVATGTPTGSSATITSNTSSTSTPVTAAAPALQLVKSAFVNFISRAGDSYIYDFEVTNTGNVPVSDIVINEVSFSGSGSAPAISCPTTSLAPTQAMNCRATYTATQADVDRGSVTNTATASGTANGPVVSDPSSVEVLANQDASLQLTKSADPSDSASFVVGQGISYTFVVTNSGNITVNDLAIEELAFTGSGPIGPIVCDPGADSLEPGHQLVCHTNYVLTQQDVDAGTLKNSAVALGTLPDGDPITSPEASVDLPADQLPALQLEKFADPTTVNAAGATVNYRFVVTNTGNVTVNTVAVAETQFSGSGPAPTIDCSAGPTTLVPGETLTCTASYVTTVADVNAGTLTNTATASAIAPSGAGVDAPPSTATVDIAPIRSLSLVKSASPTVVSAAGDSVDYSFLVTNTGTVTLSNITVAETAFSGSGTAPVVSCPAGAASLAPNDSVTCTASYAITQADIDAGSVDNTAVASGTAPAGGGTITSDPSTATVTAGATPNLTIIKTADVGTVSAVGDIIEYSFEITNTGNVTLHDVRVVEGIFTGVGVRSAPSCPTSTLAPGESVTCTSTVAVQQRDLDAGRVSNTASASGVPPAGGDPKISPPSTVIVPVVASPALELVKSVSPAAVTQVGDTVQYSFVVTNTGNVTLSGVEIAEGAFSGSGPVPVVTCPSTQLAPQSSLTCTASYRATQSDVDNGTVTNSAIALGTPPGGGAAVESPESEATFASIATPALSVVKTADKPRYGEGDTIHYSFLVTNTGNTTLAGVAVDEINFNGSGPIPNVTCPAVATLAPGKALTCTADYRATARDAATAHLDNVATARGSSTSAARTPVVSDPSAAVVTADPPAVGAALSLTKFVDPAQLTEFKPGTVLNYRFVVANTGDVAVNSITIEETSFSGSGARPVASCPSSPAILNPGESVVCTASYVLTEQDSGAQRIENTAIAHGFDGDGVSVDSAASTAVLKLVPAMPVTGFGATDWLLAAVLLGLGGGVLAVRAARRRSALSA